aaattactaaaatgtaaaatgtatgatgCAACTCTATGCGTACGTCCTTTCCGTAAAACAATTGAGGGTGGAGTTACAGAATGGATGGGAGCAAACACTACACAGTTTGACACTTCATTGCAGTCAGTCTACCACATCAGTAAATATGACATCTTACGTATTTGGCTGGAATTTCACACCTCAGTGTAAACTAGTACACAAATGTATCACCTTATAAAAACAAATGAATCACAAGAAATGTGCTTTGGTCCATTCAAGCCTAAAGGCAAAGAAAACCAAGCAGCATCAGTGGCCTCTAGGAGTTGTTTGCATGGTTGACAACCAATATTAGTACTTCCTTAGACACATAACAGGCTTTATTTTTCTCCTTGGCTCTCAGATACAAaatactactgtactatacacTACTAAATACTCCAAGGACTGAGGCCTGTCATGAAAAAAACATCCCAAAAAAGGCAGAAGATTAGCAGCAGTGGTGCTCTCTCGTGGAAGCCTTATGTTCCACAGAGGAAGTTAGTAAGTATACACTAATAAACTACACTACCGCTTGTAATTCTCTGCAATAGTACTGTGCGATGCTATGCACATTGGTGATTCCATGCACTTTTTTGCTCAAGGTAGAATTAACATACTAAAAATGTAAACTTTAAAATTAGAACTAATTCAGCAGTAGATGTGACAAAATCATAATTGCACCAATGTAAGGCACCGCTACTTTTGGGCATTAGGCAAAATGCATGTTGGTCCTCCAAAGAGAGCCCTACGGCAAGCTCTACACTAAAGCTTTTATTAAAGCTTCATTTGAATACAGTAATAGTTTATGGCTGCTGTTTGTGAGCTTGGTGTTGGTGGGCCAGCCTGGTTAGGACACCAGCCGTTTCTTAGCCATGTAGGTATTGGACACCTGGCTCATGATGACCAGGGTGCTGAGGGCAGGGCACAGTGCTGCCAGGTACCAGGTGTATCCTCCCACAACGCCTGTAAACCACACTGAGCAGATGCCCAGGAGCAGACTGACACTGCCCAGCAGGTAAGTGACTAGGCCGGACGCTGCGTGGTAGCGCTTCAGCCTAGCCAGGGACCAGCCCTTAGCCAGGGAGTGGTAGAGGAGGGGCAGAGCGGCAAGAGACTGCACCCCTACAACGCACACCGTCCCCAGGCCCACCAGGCCGTGCCACGAGGCGAAGTGGGGCTTGCCGTTCAGGTGCTTGTTGTAGAAGATGGATGCCAGGCCCACAGTGGCACAGCTGGCACAAAGGCACTGCAGGATCCAGTGGACACGCCTCTTGGTCTTGTGGGGAAGCTTCTGAATGGGAGAGCAATGTGGAGAGAAGAGAAGCACAGCCTCTGTCATGAAGAGGGAGAACTAAGAGGAAAGAGGGGGAtcaagaggagatggggagagaacgGCAAGAAAAGAGAAGGTGAGAGTGGTGGAGGAAAGATGGAATGAACTTGAATGGTTGTGACACTTCTGCAACATTTTAATGAGATGAATTCGCAGACTACATTATGCACACACAGATGTGTCACCTTACCGCCAGTGTCATCAGGAAAGGGTGCCAAGAGAACAAACCTAAAAAACAGATAAACCCCAAAAAATATTGGATTGTTTAATCAACTCAATATAAAAGTATTCCATGTGTTATATGCAGATATGCAACAGCATTGATGGGGGCCAGGATGGGTTACTCACTTGTTCCTGGCTTGGCCAGTACCGTGATAAACACAGTGAAGACAACACAAAGCACGTGAGTCAGTATCCCACATGCGACTTTCCCATAACTGTAAAGTTGGGGCTCTGATTCGGAGAGTTTCGCCATGGTTTCCTGCCTTTCCCTCGCACACGAGACAGGTAGAACTGTGCGCATCCAACGTCAGTGCAACCACATTTGAACACACAGCTACCCGTTTACCCCACACGGGAGAGTTGATACATTTTCCTAAAAAGTGAAAACAGAAAAgcaaaatgttttgttgattccTCGAAACCCATAGAGACACTAAATACCAAAGCATTACACCATTACATTCCTCACTAAATTGATTCCGTAAAGTGAAATATGCTTCACGAGAAAGCTGTTGCAAACGCTTTTTGACAAGCGAGAGTGGGATAAGCACGTCAAACAGTAGCCGACCACAAGTTTAGCTAAATAAGACAAATACCTACCGGGATGTCAATATTTAAATTGCATAGAGATTATGAAAATGGTCCGCAATGTTTGATTCTCAATCAGCATGACTATGCGGAGTTTTCTTGATGTTGAAATTCGGGCTGCGGTGTGACGTGGAAAGAATCGCTATACACTTCCTATTTTCACAGGTGcgttatgggaattgtagttcATTTAAGCAGTTGAGTTGAAGAATATCAAAGCTTTTGGAATGTACTGAGCGCAATCTTCCTGACCATGACCCGACTCCATAAAGAGAGTGGTTAATTACTTAATTTCCATTGTGGAACAGACTGGATTCCAACTGTGGCACCAACACTGTGTTATATTCAGAAGGAATGCTAAAAAAAACAATGATCATGGAGCACAAACCAACAGCATGCCGacattgtattttattttcttcACTGCACTGATTAACCTTAACCTTTCCTGATCATTATTTTTGGAGAAAGTCGAATTTTGCCAGTAGAGCAAGCACCAAGCAGTAGGCCTAGAGAATGAACAAGGAATCAAGAATACAACGGAATGTCCAGAAGTAATTTGCTAAATCTAGAATAAGGTAGTCTGTAAACTCATCATGGTGCATACTGATCTCTCTGTGGAGCCATGGTATGATTGTAGCATTGTGCTGTGTGTTGCTCACTGTTGTTAAATGGGCACCTGGAATAGGCTACCGCCCATTCCAAACTGCACCATTCCATAGACACAGTGCTCCTCCATTCAATGCTCATTGTGCTCCAATTCCTCCCAAACAAGCATGAGACGTGCAACACAGCTAGACACTAGAATGACACATTCTCACTAGGGCATAAAGGCCCTTGTCCACTCAGATACACTGCAACCAACTAGTCCAGCGGATAAGTGAAATAATTGTTCCATTTTATGATACAAGTATCAAACTTGGTACACTAATAACACCTTAAGGAACAATTTAAAGATTGGAGGCAGTCTGGGAAGCCTGTCAGTCAACCAGGGCTTTCTGTTAGAAGAAAATCATCAACATCAATAGATgtacacttatattaacatacagtataaatatccataattctattatgactttcct
This window of the Coregonus clupeaformis isolate EN_2021a chromosome 10, ASM2061545v1, whole genome shotgun sequence genome carries:
- the LOC121575487 gene encoding transmembrane reductase CYB561D2 isoform X2, which translates into the protein MRTVLPVSCARERQETMAKLSESEPQLYSYGKVACGILTHVLCVVFTVFITVLAKPGTSLFSWHPFLMTLAKLPHKTKRRVHWILQCLCASCATVGLASIFYNKHLNGKPHFASWHGLVGLGTVCVVGVQSLAALPLLYHSLAKGWSLARLKRYHAASGLVTYLLGSVSLLLGICSVWFTGVVGGYTWYLAALCPALSTLVIMSQVSNTYMAKKRLVS
- the LOC121575487 gene encoding transmembrane reductase CYB561D2 isoform X1, giving the protein MRTVLPVSCARERQETMAKLSESEPQLYSYGKVACGILTHVLCVVFTVFITVLAKPGTSLFSWHPFLMTLAFSLFMTEAVLLFSPHCSPIQKLPHKTKRRVHWILQCLCASCATVGLASIFYNKHLNGKPHFASWHGLVGLGTVCVVGVQSLAALPLLYHSLAKGWSLARLKRYHAASGLVTYLLGSVSLLLGICSVWFTGVVGGYTWYLAALCPALSTLVIMSQVSNTYMAKKRLVS